One part of the Sorangiineae bacterium MSr11954 genome encodes these proteins:
- a CDS encoding serine/threonine protein kinase, producing the protein MTIPGSAVMSNNAGNAGRYRLIFELGRGGMADVILAVIQGPGGFNKLQVLKFLREEMARDPEFCTMFLDEARLSARINHPNVAQTNEVGFDGKRYFFAMEYLEGHSLDELLHRLPANKRPLPIMLRILADACAGLHFAHELKDFDGTPLNVIHRDVSPQNIFVTYDGAVKLLDFGIAKASDSKSQTEAGTIKGKIGYMAPEQLISPNQIDRRADIFSVGAILWRVINGKRLWSGATEMEVLQRLAAREIPAPVPLPGTPEELVRICKKAMAVDVEQRYATAAALHSDLEDLLTTLGGCKYTDVSGLVSRIFADRRREVRAAIDARLSAPPPSTTGTTHIVPLPRLEPASAIIETESNRSVSSSLLTPPPPRGFRANWGVVGAGVMVALGLVAAAFVARAPSAPAVATSIAPVASAASGVGPGAGAAAGGSPVQTPAEAKQELETEITFDLSPTNAQVFLDDKLITSASGKPPHGIFPRDGRDHTARVESDGFVTKTMAVSFRAASVHVEVSLEKERRAPAPQWRPPAPRAHASPPPPPVTATQPAPPPAASPPAPAASPPAAPAPPPAQGGNRGKALDKEDPWKK; encoded by the coding sequence GTGACGATTCCCGGCTCGGCCGTCATGTCCAACAACGCGGGCAATGCGGGACGCTATCGGCTCATCTTCGAGCTGGGCCGCGGTGGTATGGCGGATGTCATTCTCGCGGTCATTCAAGGGCCCGGCGGCTTCAATAAGCTGCAGGTATTGAAGTTCCTGCGCGAGGAGATGGCGCGAGACCCCGAGTTCTGCACCATGTTCCTCGACGAGGCCCGGCTCTCGGCGCGGATCAACCATCCGAACGTGGCCCAAACGAACGAGGTCGGGTTCGATGGCAAACGGTACTTCTTCGCGATGGAGTACCTCGAAGGCCACAGCCTCGACGAGCTCCTCCACCGGCTCCCGGCCAACAAGCGCCCGTTGCCGATCATGCTGCGCATCCTCGCCGATGCGTGCGCGGGGCTCCACTTCGCCCACGAGCTCAAAGATTTCGATGGCACGCCGCTCAACGTGATCCATCGCGACGTGTCGCCGCAGAACATCTTCGTCACCTACGACGGCGCCGTCAAACTGCTCGACTTCGGCATCGCCAAGGCGAGCGACTCCAAGAGCCAAACCGAGGCTGGCACCATCAAGGGCAAGATCGGGTACATGGCGCCCGAGCAGCTCATCTCGCCGAACCAGATCGATCGGCGCGCCGATATCTTTTCGGTGGGTGCCATTCTGTGGCGGGTCATCAACGGCAAACGATTGTGGTCGGGCGCGACCGAGATGGAAGTGCTCCAGCGCCTGGCCGCGCGCGAGATCCCCGCGCCGGTGCCGCTGCCCGGAACGCCGGAGGAGCTCGTTCGTATCTGTAAGAAGGCCATGGCCGTCGACGTCGAGCAGCGCTATGCGACGGCCGCCGCGCTGCACTCGGATCTCGAGGATCTGCTCACCACCTTGGGCGGATGCAAATACACCGATGTCTCGGGCCTCGTGAGCCGCATCTTCGCCGATCGGCGCAGAGAGGTGCGCGCGGCCATCGACGCGCGCTTGTCGGCGCCGCCGCCCTCGACCACGGGGACCACGCACATCGTGCCACTTCCGCGGCTGGAGCCCGCGAGCGCGATCATCGAAACGGAGAGCAACCGCTCCGTGTCGTCGTCATTGCTCACGCCACCGCCGCCGCGTGGGTTTCGCGCTAATTGGGGTGTCGTGGGGGCAGGGGTGATGGTGGCGTTGGGTTTGGTGGCGGCGGCGTTCGTCGCGCGCGCGCCCTCCGCGCCGGCCGTGGCCACATCGATCGCTCCTGTCGCGTCTGCCGCGTCGGGCGTGGGACCTGGGGCCGGAGCCGCTGCAGGGGGATCGCCCGTGCAGACACCCGCCGAGGCGAAACAAGAGCTCGAGACCGAGATTACGTTCGATCTCTCTCCGACCAACGCGCAAGTCTTCCTCGACGATAAGCTTATTACCAGTGCTTCCGGCAAGCCGCCGCATGGCATCTTTCCGAGGGATGGGCGCGATCACACCGCGCGCGTCGAATCCGACGGATTCGTGACCAAGACGATGGCGGTGTCGTTTCGCGCGGCCAGCGTTCATGTCGAGGTGAGCCTGGAGAAAGAGCGCCGCGCGCCCGCGCCACAATGGCGTCCTCCGGCCCCGAGGGCGCACGCGTCGCCGCCCCCGCCGCCCGTGACCGCGACGCAACCCGCCCCGCCGCCCGCTGCATCGCCGCCGGCGCCTGCCGCATCGCCGCCTGCTGCTCCCGCCCCGCCGCCCGCGCAGGGGGGAAATCGGGGCAAAGCGCTCGATAAAGAAGATCCCTGGAAGAAGTAG
- a CDS encoding phytase: protein MKLRPCFLVCTAMALLLGACSSEPPSAAVETPREGEPADMDDPAVWVHPTNRAKSLIVAAAKKGGLRVYDLSGRLVKSYPSAVGAEGEPINRYNNVDVQYDFDMGGGVRIDVAVASDRLQDSLRIWKIDPQAAGGPLVDITDPSLARLFPTRPDPADREHQTVDNPNNGKNTAYGLTLYRDKGRDELHALVNQNNEAVIAQFELTAVPGGRIGATFVRRWLFPYIYEDQDLTQENEADPTKDFSPQFEGMAVDQQTGILYAGQEDVGIWRIDLQTGAAETRPFYETTAFDPQSTIARDVEGLSIYYASGGEGYLIASSQGRAHGEPPRAPQPGLDDTFAVFAREGKNAYLGSFSIGANPARGIDAVQECDGAEVSNVALPGFPFGVLIVQDGYDDDLDGLSGEPKATNLKLVPWQHIAGPNELAIDTGYDPRAQR, encoded by the coding sequence ATGAAACTTCGACCGTGCTTCCTCGTTTGCACCGCCATGGCGCTCCTGCTCGGCGCGTGCAGCTCGGAGCCACCGAGCGCCGCCGTCGAAACACCGCGCGAGGGCGAGCCGGCGGACATGGATGATCCGGCCGTGTGGGTGCATCCGACGAACCGCGCCAAGTCGCTCATCGTGGCGGCGGCGAAGAAGGGCGGCCTGCGCGTCTACGACCTCTCGGGGCGATTGGTGAAGAGCTACCCCAGCGCGGTCGGCGCCGAGGGCGAGCCCATCAACCGTTACAACAATGTCGATGTGCAATACGACTTCGATATGGGCGGCGGTGTTCGAATCGACGTGGCCGTCGCCTCCGATCGCCTCCAGGACTCCTTGCGCATCTGGAAGATCGACCCCCAAGCCGCGGGCGGGCCCTTGGTCGACATCACCGATCCCTCGCTCGCGCGGCTGTTCCCGACCCGCCCGGATCCTGCGGATCGCGAGCACCAGACGGTCGATAACCCCAATAACGGCAAGAACACCGCCTACGGCTTGACCCTCTACCGCGACAAGGGCCGGGACGAGCTCCATGCGCTGGTGAATCAAAACAACGAGGCGGTGATCGCCCAATTCGAGCTCACCGCTGTCCCCGGCGGCCGCATCGGCGCCACCTTCGTGCGAAGGTGGTTGTTCCCTTACATTTACGAGGACCAAGATCTCACCCAGGAGAACGAGGCCGATCCCACCAAAGATTTCAGCCCTCAGTTCGAGGGTATGGCCGTCGACCAGCAGACGGGCATCCTCTACGCCGGGCAGGAAGACGTGGGCATCTGGCGCATCGATCTCCAGACCGGCGCCGCCGAGACGCGCCCGTTCTACGAGACCACCGCGTTCGATCCGCAGAGCACGATCGCGCGCGACGTGGAGGGCCTGAGCATCTATTACGCCTCCGGCGGCGAGGGGTATTTGATCGCCTCCAGCCAGGGAAGAGCGCATGGAGAGCCCCCGCGCGCGCCGCAGCCGGGGCTGGACGACACCTTCGCCGTGTTCGCGCGCGAGGGGAAAAATGCGTACCTGGGCAGCTTCTCCATCGGGGCCAACCCGGCGCGCGGCATCGACGCCGTGCAGGAGTGCGACGGCGCCGAGGTCTCGAATGTCGCGCTACCGGGTTTTCCCTTTGGCGTCTTGATCGTGCAAGACGGCTACGACGACGATCTCGACGGGCTCTCCGGCGAGCCAAAGGCCACCAATTTGAAGCTCGTCCCCTGGCAGCACATCGCCGGCCCGAACGAGCTCGCGATCGACACCGGCTACGATCCGCGCGCGCAGCGGTGA
- a CDS encoding VOC family protein, giving the protein MDVHFGIRHLALRVAHVDRAATFYEQGLGMRRFTSQDRGHMAVMTSPGARDILTLSEPEVPTEIEGIPIGRPGEMGGVDHLGFEVQDHLAVKQVADRCIAAGGTFVGAVEMVPGFPSVFLRDRDGYLLQLYGLAPHLRAMFG; this is encoded by the coding sequence ATGGACGTTCACTTTGGGATCCGGCACCTCGCGCTCCGTGTCGCGCACGTGGATCGCGCGGCCACCTTTTACGAGCAGGGCCTGGGGATGCGGCGCTTTACCTCGCAGGACAGGGGCCACATGGCCGTGATGACGTCGCCCGGCGCGCGCGACATTCTGACGTTGTCCGAGCCCGAGGTGCCCACGGAAATCGAGGGCATCCCCATCGGACGCCCCGGCGAGATGGGCGGCGTCGATCATCTGGGCTTCGAGGTGCAGGATCACCTGGCGGTGAAACAAGTCGCCGATCGCTGCATCGCCGCCGGCGGCACCTTCGTGGGGGCGGTCGAGATGGTACCGGGCTTTCCATCCGTGTTTCTGCGCGATCGGGACGGATACCTCCTTCAGCTCTATGGCCTCGCCCCGCACCTGCGTGCGATGTTCGGGTGA
- a CDS encoding TetR/AcrR family transcriptional regulator — MPPKTASKASPKTPPRRRLLPDARRAELIEVAIRLMRERGDASPTIADVTAAAGAAKGTFYLYFDNWDELVLAIRDHFAAGWKEDVLARAARNKKSTWHAFLDLEAARFVDALVAMGPLHQAIFHGPAAFRQAGTNSPAVALLAQLLEQGARDGAFDVDDPQATASLLFGAWHAAGDAIDAGGDRERHLGALRHLMRKWL, encoded by the coding sequence ATGCCCCCGAAGACCGCCTCGAAAGCCTCGCCCAAGACGCCGCCGCGCCGCCGTCTTTTGCCGGACGCGCGGCGGGCCGAGCTGATCGAGGTGGCCATCCGGTTGATGCGGGAGCGGGGTGACGCGAGCCCCACCATCGCCGATGTCACGGCGGCTGCCGGTGCGGCCAAGGGCACGTTCTACCTGTATTTCGACAATTGGGACGAGCTGGTCCTGGCCATTCGCGATCACTTCGCCGCGGGCTGGAAGGAAGATGTCCTGGCCCGCGCCGCGCGCAACAAGAAGAGCACATGGCACGCGTTCCTCGACCTAGAGGCCGCACGCTTCGTCGACGCGCTGGTGGCGATGGGCCCCCTGCATCAGGCCATTTTCCACGGCCCCGCGGCGTTTCGGCAGGCCGGTACGAACAGCCCCGCCGTCGCGCTGCTGGCGCAGCTCTTGGAGCAAGGGGCGCGCGATGGGGCCTTCGACGTCGACGATCCCCAGGCCACCGCCTCGCTCCTCTTCGGCGCCTGGCATGCGGCGGGAGACGCCATCGATGCCGGTGGCGATCGCGAGCGGCATTTGGGCGCGCTGCGACACCTGATGCGAAAGTGGTTATGA
- a CDS encoding MFS transporter, with amino-acid sequence MSFDFRPLRRRDFRLLFVGQFVSFFGSMITYVALPYQMYQLTHSSLAVGSVGVVELVALLSTAFIGGAFADSMDRRKLLLGAESLLTLAALGLVINALLPEPSVWALYGIAAIMSALNGFHRPALEALSPRLVPPEEIGGVVALSSLHHTVGMIGGPALGGLLLAHAGLPWTFGVDVATFVISLGALAMMRGIPVPAEAAPPSFARVIEGFRYAASRQELLGTYIVDIVAVVFGMPTALFPALAEAHGWGSGIGWLYAAPSAGAFVATVTSGWTRSIRRHGLAIGIAASVWGLAIACVALTDRLGLVLFFLAAAGAADMVSGLFRGRIWNETIPDHLRGRLASIELVSYSSGPLLGNAEAGAAAALFGLRGSILSGGLLCIAGVAVCLYFLPRFARYDAEAYMASIGSAAR; translated from the coding sequence ATGTCGTTCGACTTTCGTCCGCTGCGCCGACGCGATTTTCGACTGCTCTTCGTAGGTCAGTTCGTTTCGTTCTTCGGCAGCATGATCACGTATGTCGCGCTGCCGTATCAGATGTACCAATTGACCCACTCGTCGTTGGCGGTGGGGTCGGTCGGGGTGGTCGAGCTGGTGGCGCTGCTCTCCACGGCGTTCATCGGGGGCGCGTTCGCCGATTCGATGGACCGGCGCAAGCTGCTCTTGGGGGCCGAGTCGCTCCTGACCTTGGCGGCGCTGGGCCTGGTGATCAACGCCCTGCTCCCGGAGCCGAGCGTGTGGGCGCTGTATGGAATCGCCGCCATCATGTCGGCGCTCAACGGGTTTCACCGGCCGGCGCTGGAGGCGCTCTCCCCGCGGCTCGTGCCGCCGGAGGAGATCGGCGGGGTCGTGGCCTTGTCCTCGCTCCACCACACCGTGGGGATGATCGGCGGACCTGCGCTCGGCGGGCTGCTCCTCGCGCACGCGGGCTTGCCGTGGACCTTCGGGGTCGACGTGGCCACCTTCGTGATCTCGCTGGGCGCGCTGGCCATGATGCGCGGGATCCCCGTCCCCGCCGAGGCGGCGCCGCCGAGCTTTGCCCGGGTCATCGAGGGCTTTCGTTATGCCGCCAGCCGGCAAGAGCTGCTCGGCACGTACATCGTCGATATCGTCGCGGTGGTCTTCGGCATGCCGACCGCGCTCTTCCCCGCGCTCGCCGAAGCGCATGGCTGGGGGAGCGGCATCGGCTGGCTGTACGCGGCGCCGTCGGCCGGTGCGTTCGTCGCCACCGTCACCAGCGGCTGGACGCGATCCATCCGGCGCCATGGCTTGGCGATCGGCATCGCGGCCTCGGTGTGGGGATTGGCCATCGCCTGCGTGGCGTTGACGGACCGCCTGGGGCTGGTGCTGTTCTTCCTCGCGGCCGCCGGTGCGGCCGATATGGTGAGCGGTTTGTTCCGCGGGCGCATTTGGAACGAGACCATTCCCGATCATCTGCGCGGCCGGCTCGCATCCATCGAGCTGGTGAGCTACTCGAGCGGCCCGCTGTTGGGGAATGCCGAAGCCGGGGCCGCGGCCGCGCTCTTCGGGCTGCGCGGCTCGATCCTCTCGGGCGGCCTTCTGTGCATCGCAGGCGTCGCCGTGTGTCTCTATTTCCTGCCGCGCTTCGCGCGCTACGATGCCGAGGCGTACATGGCGAGCATCGGCTCGGCCGCGCGATGA
- a CDS encoding 1-acyl-sn-glycerol-3-phosphate acyltransferase, giving the protein MSIQVEGIEHVPRRGPIIYVPNHSGWFTLDTLVGALAIADHLGLDRLPWAAVVDQLLRTPKLGLFFERIGGFPASWLKTPEAMPPEIDALCIYPEGPEGNCKSFLHAYQMRPWRTSFIHLAALRGAAIVPLAIIGAEESLPAISGLPFLRRYIGTILPLPLTPIPLPAKWKFVFHEPVYISRSDLGPEGGDFEARRERARELALGIRARLQLTLDRETADHKLVRFSKMIRRLANYGPPRLQRAIAPAPPLESASGPASSSSGSGPSSRRVRPPLFAFSRSASPMAAPEASSSPSISPPPPSPLRQSR; this is encoded by the coding sequence ATGTCCATCCAGGTCGAGGGCATCGAGCACGTGCCCCGCCGCGGTCCAATCATTTACGTGCCCAATCACTCCGGGTGGTTCACCCTCGATACGCTCGTCGGCGCGCTCGCCATCGCGGACCACCTCGGCCTGGACCGGCTCCCATGGGCCGCGGTGGTCGATCAGCTGCTGCGGACCCCGAAGCTCGGGCTCTTCTTCGAGCGAATCGGGGGATTTCCCGCATCCTGGCTAAAAACGCCGGAGGCGATGCCACCGGAAATCGATGCGCTATGCATCTATCCGGAGGGGCCCGAGGGCAACTGCAAATCGTTTTTACACGCCTATCAAATGCGGCCTTGGCGGACGAGCTTCATCCACCTCGCGGCCCTGCGCGGCGCGGCCATCGTGCCCTTGGCCATCATCGGCGCCGAGGAGTCCCTCCCTGCCATTTCGGGGCTCCCCTTTCTGAGGCGGTACATCGGCACGATTTTGCCTTTGCCGCTTACGCCGATACCGCTCCCCGCGAAATGGAAGTTCGTCTTTCACGAGCCCGTGTACATCTCCCGCTCGGATCTCGGCCCCGAGGGCGGTGATTTCGAGGCGCGGCGCGAGCGCGCACGGGAGCTCGCCCTCGGCATTCGGGCGCGACTTCAGCTGACATTGGATCGCGAAACGGCGGACCATAAGCTGGTGCGCTTCTCGAAGATGATCCGCCGCTTGGCCAACTATGGCCCGCCTCGTCTTCAGCGGGCCATCGCACCTGCACCTCCGCTCGAATCCGCGTCGGGGCCCGCATCCAGCTCGTCGGGGTCCGGTCCGTCCTCGCGAAGGGTCCGCCCTCCGCTGTTCGCATTTTCTCGTTCGGCTTCTCCGATGGCGGCGCCGGAGGCCTCTTCGTCGCCCTCTATTTCTCCTCCGCCGCCGTCTCCGCTTCGACAATCGCGGTGA
- a CDS encoding MarR family transcriptional regulator, translating into MPDDAYRHKLEAEKARSTVQLLFKAARLLNERAIARVRERSGQPVRVAHTALFPHIDLEGTRLTEIAKRLGVTKQAAGQLVDELVALGMLERVPDPEDARAKLVRFSKRGQRALLDGLGVLSEIGSEMRALVGASRMTALHEALTAIVEAETAAEEK; encoded by the coding sequence ATGCCCGACGACGCCTACCGTCACAAGCTCGAGGCGGAGAAAGCACGGTCCACGGTGCAGCTGCTCTTCAAGGCCGCGCGCTTGCTCAACGAGCGCGCCATCGCCAGGGTTCGCGAGCGCTCGGGTCAGCCGGTGCGGGTGGCGCACACCGCGCTGTTTCCGCATATCGACCTGGAGGGCACGCGCCTTACGGAAATCGCAAAACGGCTGGGGGTGACGAAGCAAGCGGCCGGTCAGCTCGTCGATGAGCTGGTCGCGCTTGGCATGCTGGAGCGCGTACCGGATCCCGAGGACGCGCGCGCCAAGCTGGTGCGCTTCAGCAAGCGCGGTCAGCGCGCCTTGCTCGACGGCCTCGGCGTGCTCTCCGAAATCGGCAGCGAGATGCGCGCCCTGGTCGGTGCATCGCGCATGACCGCCTTGCACGAAGCGCTCACCGCGATTGTCGAAGCGGAGACGGCGGCGGAGGAGAAATAG
- a CDS encoding DUF4336 domain-containing protein, with translation MLHMITDVLWTLEDTIRLGGGMQMPARATIVRLSKGGQSGESKLVLHSPLAIDDETARGIARLGKVEWIVAPNCMHHLFLKGACERWPNARVLGAPGLERKLGEGVRFEALPSEGPLFDGEMAVRRIDGAPSLAEHVFFHPGSRTLVVSDLVFNVHAAPGFSLPLFLRIVSAWKKLAQSRVWRLLVKDRAAAAQSAEDVLRWDFDRLVMAHGDVVEANAREELATALTWMRHLPSPPLSARTTG, from the coding sequence ATGCTTCACATGATCACGGACGTCTTGTGGACCTTGGAGGACACGATCCGGCTCGGGGGCGGGATGCAGATGCCGGCGCGCGCGACCATCGTGCGCCTCTCCAAGGGCGGGCAAAGCGGCGAGAGCAAGCTCGTGTTGCACTCGCCGCTGGCGATCGACGACGAGACCGCGCGCGGCATCGCGCGCCTCGGGAAGGTCGAATGGATCGTGGCGCCCAACTGCATGCACCATCTCTTCTTGAAGGGCGCTTGCGAACGATGGCCGAACGCGCGCGTGCTCGGCGCGCCGGGGCTCGAGCGCAAGCTCGGCGAGGGCGTGCGCTTCGAGGCGCTCCCCTCGGAGGGGCCGCTGTTCGACGGCGAGATGGCCGTGCGCCGCATCGACGGCGCGCCATCCTTGGCGGAGCACGTCTTTTTTCATCCGGGCTCGCGCACCCTGGTCGTTTCGGATCTGGTGTTCAATGTGCACGCGGCGCCGGGGTTTTCGCTGCCGCTCTTTCTTCGCATCGTCTCGGCGTGGAAGAAGCTGGCGCAGAGCCGCGTATGGCGTCTGCTCGTCAAGGACCGCGCGGCCGCCGCCCAGAGCGCCGAAGACGTGCTGCGCTGGGATTTCGATCGCCTGGTGATGGCGCACGGCGATGTGGTCGAGGCGAACGCCCGCGAAGAGCTCGCGACCGCGCTCACGTGGATGCGGCACCTACCGAGCCCGCCGCTCTCGGCCCGCACCACGGGATAG
- a CDS encoding patatin-like phospholipase domain-containing protein — protein MTCDVAKTTATFWEAVASSPEVDEWVRLEEIIGISPSFRALPKPHLEALARTARLERMASDRLVARDGERADRFVLILKGEVDAFWGEGLREVFRSLGRGDVFGAGLILGEPHVYSYGTRRDTAVAVWDDDALLRAELAAPGLRPELAIRLSKDKRLRELDELVQHAPLFRNSTSALRQRLLAEATLLRFAAGTFLYRQGEPSEYGYLVVRGEVELTQHVAAGGARERTVLLERGVSFGEMDLLAKTARTESAEATYETEVLAIARTDLEALRRACGSVRRALGTRANATQANATQANGTQANGVHAYGAPPLPQDCILVAGHVPYSMRQVAALLPDAFAARGEKRAALLEIAPEGHPLAARDGVLALPDDPTRALRALDERTQRLGARYCILYTQMERAIDWLARPSWDAIIAERISSSVYFTSDPRRSFPLETPKLAPAQYVELRPQHRAGETNMVRDGAMRLLVDPAHGADLRYGALPSEGRRALQRLTRTIARQSVGLALGGGSAWCYAHVALLRAFHEEGIPIDILAGISVGSMVACAYASRGLEGLDNLVALRRESAFCFAFFPVTRRPLARFIAKNLLEHRYLQDMPLRVVTVATDIQTGRARIFRHGPAIDAMFASTACPAVFPPHILADGVRCVDGGVANNVPVNALVREGADFIVASNVIPSPCQLARETHAREATRIFSQLSPIRRAQDGFRAMLFMMREAGTRESRGAHITFNPSLEKFGIADYLEADKIVEHVRPELPPFIAQVKERYQAFCRSSHA, from the coding sequence ATGACGTGCGACGTTGCAAAGACGACCGCCACTTTTTGGGAGGCCGTGGCTTCCTCGCCCGAGGTCGACGAGTGGGTGCGGCTCGAGGAAATCATCGGCATATCGCCGAGTTTTCGCGCGCTCCCCAAACCGCACCTCGAGGCGCTCGCGCGCACCGCGCGGCTCGAGCGCATGGCGTCCGATCGCCTCGTCGCGCGCGACGGCGAGCGCGCCGATCGTTTCGTTCTCATCCTCAAGGGCGAGGTCGACGCGTTTTGGGGCGAAGGGCTGCGCGAGGTTTTCCGCAGCCTCGGGCGCGGCGACGTCTTTGGCGCCGGGTTGATCCTCGGCGAGCCGCACGTTTATTCGTACGGCACCCGGCGCGACACCGCCGTCGCCGTGTGGGACGACGACGCGCTGCTTCGCGCCGAGCTCGCAGCGCCGGGCTTGCGGCCGGAGCTCGCCATCCGCCTCTCGAAGGACAAGAGGTTGCGCGAGCTCGACGAGCTGGTGCAGCACGCACCCTTGTTCCGAAACTCCACGTCGGCCCTTCGTCAGCGGCTCCTCGCCGAGGCGACCTTGCTGCGCTTCGCGGCCGGAACCTTCCTGTATCGGCAGGGGGAGCCCTCGGAGTATGGCTACCTGGTCGTGCGCGGCGAGGTGGAGCTGACGCAACATGTCGCCGCGGGCGGCGCGCGCGAGCGCACCGTGCTCCTCGAGCGCGGCGTGTCGTTCGGGGAGATGGACCTCCTCGCCAAGACCGCGCGCACCGAGTCGGCCGAGGCCACGTACGAGACGGAGGTGCTGGCCATCGCGCGCACGGATCTCGAAGCGCTCCGCCGCGCGTGCGGTTCCGTGCGGCGGGCGCTCGGCACGCGGGCGAACGCTACGCAGGCGAACGCTACGCAGGCGAACGGTACGCAGGCGAACGGCGTGCATGCGTATGGCGCGCCGCCTTTGCCCCAAGATTGCATCCTGGTCGCGGGCCACGTTCCGTACTCCATGCGGCAGGTGGCGGCGCTCCTTCCGGACGCCTTCGCCGCGCGGGGCGAGAAGCGCGCGGCCTTGCTCGAGATCGCCCCCGAGGGTCACCCGCTCGCGGCGCGAGACGGCGTTCTGGCGCTGCCCGACGATCCCACCCGCGCCCTGCGCGCGCTCGACGAGCGCACGCAGCGTCTGGGCGCGCGCTATTGCATCCTCTACACGCAGATGGAGCGCGCCATCGACTGGCTCGCCAGGCCCTCGTGGGACGCGATCATCGCCGAGCGCATCTCGTCGTCGGTCTACTTCACGAGCGATCCGCGCCGCTCGTTCCCGCTCGAGACGCCGAAGCTCGCGCCCGCGCAGTACGTCGAGCTCCGGCCGCAGCACCGCGCCGGCGAGACCAACATGGTCCGGGACGGCGCCATGCGTTTGCTCGTCGACCCAGCGCACGGCGCGGATCTGCGCTACGGCGCCCTCCCGTCGGAGGGCCGGCGCGCGCTGCAGCGCCTCACGCGAACGATCGCGCGCCAGAGCGTGGGCCTGGCGCTCGGGGGCGGCTCGGCGTGGTGCTATGCGCACGTGGCGCTCTTGCGCGCGTTCCACGAGGAGGGGATCCCCATCGATATCCTGGCGGGGATCAGCGTGGGCAGCATGGTCGCGTGCGCGTACGCGAGCCGCGGGCTCGAGGGGCTCGACAACCTCGTCGCCCTCCGGCGCGAGAGCGCCTTTTGTTTTGCGTTCTTCCCGGTGACGCGAAGGCCCCTCGCGCGCTTCATCGCCAAGAACCTGCTCGAGCATCGCTACTTGCAAGACATGCCGCTGCGGGTGGTCACGGTGGCCACGGACATCCAGACCGGCCGCGCGCGCATCTTTCGCCATGGCCCCGCCATCGACGCCATGTTCGCGAGCACCGCGTGCCCGGCCGTGTTCCCTCCGCACATCCTCGCCGACGGCGTTCGCTGCGTGGACGGGGGCGTCGCCAACAACGTGCCGGTGAACGCCCTCGTGCGCGAAGGGGCCGACTTCATCGTGGCCTCCAACGTGATCCCCAGCCCGTGCCAGCTCGCGCGCGAGACGCACGCCCGCGAGGCCACCCGCATCTTCTCGCAGCTCTCGCCCATCCGCCGCGCGCAGGATGGTTTTCGCGCGATGCTCTTCATGATGCGCGAGGCGGGCACCCGCGAGTCACGCGGCGCCCATATCACCTTCAACCCGTCCCTGGAGAAGTTCGGTATCGCCGATTACCTCGAGGCCGACAAAATCGTCGAGCACGTGCGGCCGGAGCTGCCTCCCTTCATCGCCCAGGTGAAGGAGCGCTACCAGGCATTCTGCCGCAGCAGCCACGCGTGA
- a CDS encoding fatty acid desaturase gives MQLVVSLAVFAAGWALAWASLRVSYALTVLVAIPTAGSLVRLFVLQHDCGHGSFFASRKANEVVGFALGVLTMTPFQCWRRYHYVHHASSSNLDRRGFGDVRMLTVREYMELTPFRQWVYRLYRSPFVLFGVGPFLLFVLRQRLTYYIPKDWKVERLSVHVTNAAILACVLGMILLVKPAPFFAVHVPVMAFAASMGVWLFYVQHQFEDTYWRRRTDWDFVAAGMRGSSHYDLPPVLRWFTADIGIHHIHHLDCRIPNYRLRECLEANPELAKVPRLTLRASLACASLKLWDEDSQRMVRAYALAHEVYSLQQGEKGL, from the coding sequence GTGCAACTCGTGGTGTCGCTCGCCGTGTTCGCCGCGGGGTGGGCGCTCGCGTGGGCGAGCCTGCGCGTCTCCTACGCGCTGACCGTACTGGTCGCAATCCCCACGGCCGGGTCCCTGGTGAGGCTCTTCGTCCTCCAGCACGATTGCGGCCACGGCTCGTTCTTCGCGTCGCGCAAGGCCAACGAGGTCGTGGGGTTCGCGCTGGGTGTGCTGACGATGACGCCGTTCCAGTGTTGGCGTCGCTACCACTACGTGCACCACGCGTCGTCGAGCAACCTCGATCGCCGAGGCTTCGGCGATGTCCGGATGCTCACCGTGCGGGAGTACATGGAGCTCACGCCCTTTCGGCAGTGGGTCTACCGCCTGTACCGCTCGCCCTTCGTGCTCTTCGGCGTGGGGCCCTTCCTCTTGTTCGTGCTGCGGCAGCGCCTGACCTATTACATCCCCAAGGACTGGAAGGTGGAGCGCCTGAGCGTCCACGTCACCAACGCGGCCATCCTCGCGTGCGTCCTCGGGATGATCCTGCTGGTGAAGCCGGCGCCGTTCTTCGCGGTTCACGTGCCCGTCATGGCGTTCGCGGCCTCCATGGGCGTGTGGCTCTTCTACGTGCAGCACCAGTTCGAGGACACCTACTGGCGCCGGCGAACGGATTGGGACTTCGTGGCGGCGGGGATGCGCGGAAGCTCCCACTACGATCTGCCCCCGGTCCTGCGATGGTTCACGGCGGACATCGGGATTCACCACATTCATCACCTCGACTGCCGGATTCCCAATTACCGGCTCCGGGAGTGCCTCGAGGCCAACCCCGAGCTCGCGAAGGTCCCGCGCCTCACCTTGCGCGCCAGCCTGGCGTGCGCCTCCTTGAAGCTCTGGGACGAAGATTCGCAGAGGATGGTGCGGGCATACGCGCTCGCGCACGAAGTCTACTCACTCCAGCAGGGAGAAAAAGGGCTATGA